A window of Grus americana isolate bGruAme1 chromosome 21, bGruAme1.mat, whole genome shotgun sequence contains these coding sequences:
- the USP48 gene encoding ubiquitin carboxyl-terminal hydrolase 48 isoform X5 codes for MAPRLQLEKAAWRWTETVPPEAVAQEHIEAAYRVGLEPCQRGACRRNCRGNPNCLVGIGEHVWLGEIDENSFHNIDDPNCERRKKNAFVGLTNLGATCYVNTFLQMWFLNLELRQALYLCPSTCSEYSAGEGIPKDKDYEPQTICEHLQYLFALLQNSKRRYIDPSGFVKALGLDTGQQQDAQEFSKLFMSLLEDTLSKQKNPDVRNIVQKQFCGEYAYVTVCNQCGRESKLVSKFYELELNIQGHKQLTDCITEFLKEEKLEGDNRYFCETCQSKQNATRKIRLLSLPCTLNLQLMRFVFDRQTGHKKKLNTYIGFSELLDMEPFMEQKNGVYVYELSAVLIHRGVSAYSGHYIAHVKDPQTGEWYKFNDEDIEKMEGKKLQLGIEEDLAEPSKSQTRKPKCGKGTHCSRNAYMLVYRLQTREKSLTIEVPAFLQELVERDNCKFEEWCNEMAEMRKQSVARGKIKHEEVKELYKRLPAEAGSPYDFISLEWLQKWLDESTPPKPIDNTACLCSHGKLHPDKISIMKRISEYVADFFYRRYGGGPRLNVKALCKDCVVERCRILRLKNQLNEDYKTVTNLLKITVKGNDGFWVGKASLRSWRQLALEQLNEQDEDAEHSNGKMNGNAQNKDESNEEKREEEEELNFNEDIVCPHGDLCISENERRVVSKEAWEKLKQYFPKAPEFPNNKECCSQCKILEREGEENEALHKMMASEQKTSLQNLFHDKCRPCLGSWPQETDELYIVSQFFVEEWRKFVRRPTRCSPVSSVGNSALLCPHGGLMFTYASMTKEDSKLIALIWPSEWERIQKLFVVDHVIKITRMQAAGADPESTLYVSEPQLCPECREGLLCQQQRDLREYTQATIYIHKVVDNKKGFRNTLR; via the exons ATGGCGCCGCGGTTGCAGCTGGAGAAGGCGGCGTGGCGTTGGACCGAGACGGTGCCGCCCGAGGCGGTGGCGCAGGAGCACATCGAAGCGGCCTACCGCGTCGGGCTGGAGCCCTGCCAGCGCGGCGCCTGCCG GAGGAACTGCCGGGGGAACCCCAACTGCCTGGTGGGCATCGGGGAGCACGTCTGGCTGGGCGAGATAGACGAGAACAGCTTCCACAACATCGACGACCCCAACTGCGAGCGCCGCAAGAAG AACGCGTTCGTGGGCTTAACGAACCTCGGCGCCACGTGCTACGTGAACACTTTCTTGCAGATGTGGTTTCTTAACTTGGAGCTCCGACAAGCCCTCTACTTGTGTCCCAGCACCTGCAGCGAGTATTCGGCGGGAGAGGGTATCCCGAAAGACAAAG ACTACGAGCCTCAGACCATTTGCGAACACCTCCAGTACTTGTTCGCCTTGCTGCAGAACAGCAAGAGGCGATACATCGATCCCTCTGGGTTCGTCAAGGCGCTGGGCTTGGACACGGGACAGCAGCAG GATGCTCAGGAGTTTTCAAAGTTGTTCATGTCGCTGCTGGAAGATACtttatccaaacaaaaaaacccagatgttCGAAACATAGTGCAAAAGCAGTTCTGCGGAGAGTACGCCTATGTCACGGT cTGCAACCAGTGTGGCAGGGAGTCCAAACTCGTGTCTAAATTTTACGAGCTGGAGTTAAACATCCAAGGGCACAAGCAGCTGACAGACTGTATAACAGAATTTCTTAAG GAAGAAAAACTAGAAGGGGACAATCGTTATTTTTGTGAAACCTGTCAGAGTAAGCAGAACGCCACGAGGAAGATCAGGCTGCTGAGTCTTCCCTGCACGCTCAACCTGCAGCTGATGCGTTTCGTGTTTGACAG ACAAACTGGCCACAAGAAAAAGCTCAACACCTACATCGGCTTCTCCGAGCTGCTTGACATGGAGCCTTTTATGGAACAAAAAA ATGGCGTCTACGTGTACGAACTTAGCGCCGTCCTCATACACCGAGGCGTGAGCGCTTACTCCGGGCACTACATCGCCCACGTGAAGGATCCGCAGACGGGCGAGTGGTACAAGTTTAACGACGAAGACATAGAGAAGATGGAGGGGAAGAAACTGCAGTTGGGGATTGAGGAAGATCTAG CGGAACCTTCTAAATCCCAGACTCGTAAACCTAAGTGCGGGAAAGGGACTCACTGCTCGCGCAATGCTTACATGCTGGTATACAGGCTGCAAACCCGGGAGAAATCTCTGACAATCGAAGTACCAG CTTTTCTGCAGGAGCTGGTAGAGCGCGATAACTGCAAGTTTGAGGAGTGGTGCAACGAAATGGCCGAGATGCGCAAACAGAGCGTGGCCAGAGGCAAAATCAAACACGAAGAGGTGAAGGAGCTCTACAAAAGGTTACCCGCTGAAGCTG gTTCCCCGTACGACTTCATCTCTCTCGAATGGCTGCAGAAATGGCTGGATGAGTCTACCCCTCCAAAACCCATAGATAACACAGCCTGCCTGTGCTCGCACGGCAAACTCCATCCCGATAAAATATCCATTATGAAGAGGATATCGGAATACGTGGCTGACTTCTTCTACAGGAGATACGGAGGAGGGCCCCGGCTGAACG TCAAAGCACTTTGCAAGGACTGCGTGGTAGAAAGGTGTCGAATCCTGCGACTGAAAAACCAGTTAAATGAAGACTACAAAACTGTTACGAACCTGCTGAAGATAACAGTCAAGGG GAACGACGGGTTTTGGGTCGGAAAGGCGTCCTTGCGGAGCTGGCGTCAGTTGGCTCTGGAGCAATTAAATGAGCAAGACGAAGACGCGGAGCACAGTAACggaaaaatgaatggaaatgcACAAAACAAAG atgAATCAAatgaagagaagagagaggaggaagaggagttaaattttaatgaagacaTCGTTTGCCCACATG GTGACCTGTGCATATCCGAAAACGAACGGAGGGTGGTTTCGAAGGAAGCCTGGGAGAAACTCAAGCAATATTTTCCAAAGGCCCCTGAATTCCCAAATAACAAAGAGTGCTGTTCCCAGTGCAAG ATTTTGGAGCGCGAAGGGGAGGAGAACGAAGCTCTGCATAAGATGATGGCCAGCGAGCAGAAGACTTCTCTCCAGAACCTGTTTCACGATAAATGCAGACCTTGCCTGGGCAGCTGGCCTCAG GAGACCGATGAGCTGTATATTGTTTCACAGTTCTTTGTAGAAGAATGGAGGAAATTTGTCAG GAGGCCGACGCGATGCAGCCCCGTGTCCTCGGTAGGAAACAGCGCTCTTCTCTGCCCCCACGGTGGCCTCATGTTCACCTACGCTTCCATGACCAAAGAAGACTCCAAACT TATAGCTCTAATATGGCCCAGCGAGTGGGAGAGGATTCAAAAACTCTTTGTCGTGGATCATGTCATCAAAATCACCCGAATGCAAGCTGCCGGGGCGGACCCCGAGAGCACGCTTTACGTCTCTGAGCCCC AACTCTGTCCCGAGTGCAGAGAAGGGCTGTTATGCCAACAGCAGCGGGACTTGCGTGAGTACACCCAAGCCACCATCTACATCCATAAAGTGGTGGATAATAAAAAG GGCTTTCGTAATACACTTAGATGA
- the USP48 gene encoding ubiquitin carboxyl-terminal hydrolase 48 isoform X1, which produces MAPRLQLEKAAWRWTETVPPEAVAQEHIEAAYRVGLEPCQRGACRRNCRGNPNCLVGIGEHVWLGEIDENSFHNIDDPNCERRKKNAFVGLTNLGATCYVNTFLQMWFLNLELRQALYLCPSTCSEYSAGEGIPKDKDYEPQTICEHLQYLFALLQNSKRRYIDPSGFVKALGLDTGQQQDAQEFSKLFMSLLEDTLSKQKNPDVRNIVQKQFCGEYAYVTVCNQCGRESKLVSKFYELELNIQGHKQLTDCITEFLKEEKLEGDNRYFCETCQSKQNATRKIRLLSLPCTLNLQLMRFVFDRQTGHKKKLNTYIGFSELLDMEPFMEQKNGVYVYELSAVLIHRGVSAYSGHYIAHVKDPQTGEWYKFNDEDIEKMEGKKLQLGIEEDLAEPSKSQTRKPKCGKGTHCSRNAYMLVYRLQTREKSLTIEVPAFLQELVERDNCKFEEWCNEMAEMRKQSVARGKIKHEEVKELYKRLPAEAGSPYDFISLEWLQKWLDESTPPKPIDNTACLCSHGKLHPDKISIMKRISEYVADFFYRRYGGGPRLNVKALCKDCVVERCRILRLKNQLNEDYKTVTNLLKITVKGNDGFWVGKASLRSWRQLALEQLNEQDEDAEHSNGKMNGNAQNKDESNEEKREEEEELNFNEDIVCPHGDLCISENERRVVSKEAWEKLKQYFPKAPEFPNNKECCSQCKILEREGEENEALHKMMASEQKTSLQNLFHDKCRPCLGSWPQETDELYIVSQFFVEEWRKFVRRPTRCSPVSSVGNSALLCPHGGLMFTYASMTKEDSKLIALIWPSEWERIQKLFVVDHVIKITRMQAAGADPESTLYVSEPQLCPECREGLLCQQQRDLREYTQATIYIHKVVDNKKVMKDAAPELNVSSSEAEEEREENKPEGEQDPDFNQTNGGAKRQKISHQSYIAYQKQGIRRSTRHRKVRGEKALLVSANQTLKELKIQIMHAFSVAPFDQNLSIDGKILSDDTATLGSLGVIPESVILLKADEPIADYAAMDDVMQVCMPEEGFKGTGLLGH; this is translated from the exons ATGGCGCCGCGGTTGCAGCTGGAGAAGGCGGCGTGGCGTTGGACCGAGACGGTGCCGCCCGAGGCGGTGGCGCAGGAGCACATCGAAGCGGCCTACCGCGTCGGGCTGGAGCCCTGCCAGCGCGGCGCCTGCCG GAGGAACTGCCGGGGGAACCCCAACTGCCTGGTGGGCATCGGGGAGCACGTCTGGCTGGGCGAGATAGACGAGAACAGCTTCCACAACATCGACGACCCCAACTGCGAGCGCCGCAAGAAG AACGCGTTCGTGGGCTTAACGAACCTCGGCGCCACGTGCTACGTGAACACTTTCTTGCAGATGTGGTTTCTTAACTTGGAGCTCCGACAAGCCCTCTACTTGTGTCCCAGCACCTGCAGCGAGTATTCGGCGGGAGAGGGTATCCCGAAAGACAAAG ACTACGAGCCTCAGACCATTTGCGAACACCTCCAGTACTTGTTCGCCTTGCTGCAGAACAGCAAGAGGCGATACATCGATCCCTCTGGGTTCGTCAAGGCGCTGGGCTTGGACACGGGACAGCAGCAG GATGCTCAGGAGTTTTCAAAGTTGTTCATGTCGCTGCTGGAAGATACtttatccaaacaaaaaaacccagatgttCGAAACATAGTGCAAAAGCAGTTCTGCGGAGAGTACGCCTATGTCACGGT cTGCAACCAGTGTGGCAGGGAGTCCAAACTCGTGTCTAAATTTTACGAGCTGGAGTTAAACATCCAAGGGCACAAGCAGCTGACAGACTGTATAACAGAATTTCTTAAG GAAGAAAAACTAGAAGGGGACAATCGTTATTTTTGTGAAACCTGTCAGAGTAAGCAGAACGCCACGAGGAAGATCAGGCTGCTGAGTCTTCCCTGCACGCTCAACCTGCAGCTGATGCGTTTCGTGTTTGACAG ACAAACTGGCCACAAGAAAAAGCTCAACACCTACATCGGCTTCTCCGAGCTGCTTGACATGGAGCCTTTTATGGAACAAAAAA ATGGCGTCTACGTGTACGAACTTAGCGCCGTCCTCATACACCGAGGCGTGAGCGCTTACTCCGGGCACTACATCGCCCACGTGAAGGATCCGCAGACGGGCGAGTGGTACAAGTTTAACGACGAAGACATAGAGAAGATGGAGGGGAAGAAACTGCAGTTGGGGATTGAGGAAGATCTAG CGGAACCTTCTAAATCCCAGACTCGTAAACCTAAGTGCGGGAAAGGGACTCACTGCTCGCGCAATGCTTACATGCTGGTATACAGGCTGCAAACCCGGGAGAAATCTCTGACAATCGAAGTACCAG CTTTTCTGCAGGAGCTGGTAGAGCGCGATAACTGCAAGTTTGAGGAGTGGTGCAACGAAATGGCCGAGATGCGCAAACAGAGCGTGGCCAGAGGCAAAATCAAACACGAAGAGGTGAAGGAGCTCTACAAAAGGTTACCCGCTGAAGCTG gTTCCCCGTACGACTTCATCTCTCTCGAATGGCTGCAGAAATGGCTGGATGAGTCTACCCCTCCAAAACCCATAGATAACACAGCCTGCCTGTGCTCGCACGGCAAACTCCATCCCGATAAAATATCCATTATGAAGAGGATATCGGAATACGTGGCTGACTTCTTCTACAGGAGATACGGAGGAGGGCCCCGGCTGAACG TCAAAGCACTTTGCAAGGACTGCGTGGTAGAAAGGTGTCGAATCCTGCGACTGAAAAACCAGTTAAATGAAGACTACAAAACTGTTACGAACCTGCTGAAGATAACAGTCAAGGG GAACGACGGGTTTTGGGTCGGAAAGGCGTCCTTGCGGAGCTGGCGTCAGTTGGCTCTGGAGCAATTAAATGAGCAAGACGAAGACGCGGAGCACAGTAACggaaaaatgaatggaaatgcACAAAACAAAG atgAATCAAatgaagagaagagagaggaggaagaggagttaaattttaatgaagacaTCGTTTGCCCACATG GTGACCTGTGCATATCCGAAAACGAACGGAGGGTGGTTTCGAAGGAAGCCTGGGAGAAACTCAAGCAATATTTTCCAAAGGCCCCTGAATTCCCAAATAACAAAGAGTGCTGTTCCCAGTGCAAG ATTTTGGAGCGCGAAGGGGAGGAGAACGAAGCTCTGCATAAGATGATGGCCAGCGAGCAGAAGACTTCTCTCCAGAACCTGTTTCACGATAAATGCAGACCTTGCCTGGGCAGCTGGCCTCAG GAGACCGATGAGCTGTATATTGTTTCACAGTTCTTTGTAGAAGAATGGAGGAAATTTGTCAG GAGGCCGACGCGATGCAGCCCCGTGTCCTCGGTAGGAAACAGCGCTCTTCTCTGCCCCCACGGTGGCCTCATGTTCACCTACGCTTCCATGACCAAAGAAGACTCCAAACT TATAGCTCTAATATGGCCCAGCGAGTGGGAGAGGATTCAAAAACTCTTTGTCGTGGATCATGTCATCAAAATCACCCGAATGCAAGCTGCCGGGGCGGACCCCGAGAGCACGCTTTACGTCTCTGAGCCCC AACTCTGTCCCGAGTGCAGAGAAGGGCTGTTATGCCAACAGCAGCGGGACTTGCGTGAGTACACCCAAGCCACCATCTACATCCATAAAGTGGTGGATAATAAAAAG GTAATGAAGGACGCTGCTCCGGAGCTGAACGTGAGCAGCTCAGAAGCtgaagaggaaagggaggaaaacaagCCAGAGGGGGAGCAAGACCCAGATTTTAACCAG ACCAACGGCGGCGCGAAACGCCAGAAGATCTCGCACCAGAGCTACATCGCTTACCAAAAGCAAGGCATCAGGCGGAGCACCCGACACCGGAAAGTCCGAGGGGAGAAAGCGCTGCTCGTTTCTGCTAACCAGACActgaaagagctgaaaatacAG ATCATGCATGCATTTTCAGTTGCTCCCTTCGACCAGAATTTGTCGATCGACGGGAAGATACTGAGCGACGACACCGCAACGCTCGGCAGCCTGGGAGTCATCCCCGAGTCCGTCATTTTATTAAAG GCTGACGAACCAATCGCAGACTACGCGGCCATGGACGACGTTATGCAAG tTTGTATGCCTGAAGAAGGATTTAAAG GGACTGGTTTACTCGGACACTGA